TCCGGTTATTTCCCCAGGAAACCAAAATGCAGTTTATCTGAAAGCTCGGCAGTGACCTTcctggcaggggcaggaggggatGGGTGGGAGGCCGTGTTTGGGAAGGCTGCTTGCCCACCTTGGCAGTGGGATATGCCCCCTGGAGAGGTGGGCACCTGGGGGGGTGGGGCGCTGTTGCGCTGGAAACCACCACCACTCCCTCCCTGAGGGCTGTGAGAGGGGCTCACAGGCAGAGGGGGAGTGTTTGGACTCTCTGGGTGGTCGCTTCCCATGAGCTCAGGGTGCCCCGGGAGAAGAGACTGATCCTTTCTGGGAGGCAGGATGAAGCTGAAAATCCTTCTTAGCTGGCAGAGGTGGTGGGAAGAGCTTGGAcccatgggggcaggggaggaggtggggagggctgtTGGGGAAGGGTGTGGTCTGGATGTGCTTGTCGTGGTAGGGGGCCTCACTGGGATACAGCCGACCCTGGTGGGGAACTCATACGGTTCTGAGCGCCCTGACCAGCCCCGCAGACCGGGTGTCCCTCGGGTCCCCACTGGGAGCTTTCTGGGcatctcccccaccctcccccaggccTCCAGCTGGGTCACGCAGACTCTTAGGGCagcccaggaggagaggaggaaggctcTGACCTGTAGACCGAAGCAGCCTGAGTTATTTTGAGCAGCTCAGTCCCATCTGCCCGTCTGCAGACCTGAAAACAAAACCGCCTCCCAGGCTGTGGGCGTGGGGCCCCGCAGGTGCTGGGCGGCctgagagaagactcttgaatccAGTCCAGGGTAGGAGGCAGGGGCAGTACCCGCAGGTGCTGCCCATGGGCCCTCCCCTTCCTGACATCGCCCAGGGACCAGTGGAGACACTGTGCCCGGAGGAGCTAGCTCTGCGTCCTGGCCCTCCTTCCACACTCCCGCTGGCCCAGGGCCACCGGCAGGTGCTTGGGACTGGCCACGGCTGGTTCCCTCTGTCCTCCCTTCAGAGGGTCATCCTCTCCTTTGTCCTGGCTCAGGACTTGAGTTGTGGGGTGAGGCTTTGTGGGCCAGGCAGACGGCAGCAGGACAGCCCGGGCCGAGGGGTCTGGCTCTGGGGCGTTCCTCCGGGTCTCTTGGGGAgctgagcctcattttcccccACTTACGTGTCCCCCTTCCCCTACCGTCACCCCCTAATGCACCCGCTCCTCTTCCTGCAGCCACCGAGGCAGCTCCCAGCAGCGCTGGCAACATGGCCGACACCCCCAGAGATGCCGTGCTCAAGCAGCCGCCCGCACCACGGAACGAGAAGGCCCCCGTGGACTTCGGCTACGTGGGGATCGACTCCATCCTGGAGCAGATGCGCAGGAAGGCCATGAAGCAGGGCTTCGAGTTCAACATCATGGTGGTGGGTGAGTTCCCCGCTCTCATCAGGCCGGAGAGCCGCCCAGAGCCACGCAAGGAagcccccctgcccctccccggcCGGCCATACAGGCTCTTATAAAACGGGGTGACGGGCCTGGCCTGCAGGACAGACGAGCATGCGGACTCTTCTACCGAGGTGATCCTCAGCGGTGGGGAGCCCGGCCCCCAGGGCTTTGGACCGGAACCCTGCAGTGTGGGTGGTCTAGCAGTGAGGGATACAGACCCTCCCTGCCGGGGTCCCAAGGTGGGGGGCTCTGTAGGGCTTTTCCATCAAACCTTACGCGGATCCTGGTATGTCCCACAGCTAAGGGTGGATCGCACTGGAGGGGCCAGCCCCCACTTTCCCTCCCCAACGCTGTCTGTATCTCAGCTCCTCCTGGGAGCCCCAGGACCTTGCATGGAGCAGTTTGACCACCCTGTGGTCAAAAGGCAAGGGGCCCATGTTCTGCTCTGCCACAAAGTACAGCGAGAGCTTGGCCAGTGACCAGGCACCCAGCCCTTCCTGCCTCCTGACCGCCCCCTGACCCAGAGCCCCACCAAGGAGAGCTGGGGGATGGTGCCCAGGCCTCGCCACCTCCCAGGCGCTTGAGCCGCCGTCTCCAGAGCACCCTGCCGACCAGCCCCATTCTCTCCCCAGGGCAGAGCGGCTTGGGAAAGTCCACCTTGATCAACACCCTCTTCAAATCCAAGATCAGCCGGAAGTCAGTGCAGCCCACCTCGGAGGAGCGCATCCCTAAGACCATAGAGATCAAGTCCATCACACACGGTGGGAGCCAGGCGGGGTCTGGGGGCAGGGTACCGAGTCAGGTCCCTCGGGGCAGCACCTCTGGGCATGTTGAGACTcggagtggggtgggaggagggcgaGGGGTCAGGGATGCTCTCCAGGATCCCTGCAGGCCCTGGTCAGAGCCCCCTGGAGACAGCTGAGTTTTCCACCAAAAAGCATGGGCAGGGGGCTTCACTGCTGTACACTGGCATCTCCCTGGCATCACCCTGGGGGCGCTGCAGGAGGGCCTCTTTGGGGCAGGGTGGGTCAGGCAGCCTGGCCGGTGGGGGGCGGTTATGTGCACAGGTCCCGAGTCTCCCCCCTGAACTCGGTGGGGGCTGTGATTGTGTACAGATATTGAGGAGAAGGGCGTCCGCATGAAGCTGACAGTCATTGACACGCCGGGCTTCGGGGACCACATCAACAATGAGAACTGGTGAGGGGACCATTGCCCCGGGCGGAAGAGCCCTCGCGGGGCTGCTGGGAatcttgcccctccccccacccctggggtCACAGGTCAGCCTGGGAGGCTGTTTCAGGTCTCTGTTGCACTCAGGATTTCAGGTggtacccaccccaccccccgcttcCCAGTGTTGGGTGGAGAGTTGGGGGATTGGGAACCTGCAGGTGAAGATGGGGGGGCAGGGGCTGCTTCCCCAGCTGGGGCGGTGGGGGTTCCATGCCCGCTGGCTGGGTCCCTCCGTGCAGCTGGGGCAGTGGGGGTTCCATGCCCACTGACTGGGTCCCTCCGTGCAGCTGGCAGCCCATCATGCAGTTCATCAACGACCAGTACGAGAAGTACCTGCAAGAGGAGGTCAACATCAACCGGAAGAAGCGCATCCCGGACACCCGCGTCCACTGCTGCCTGTACTTCATCCCCGCCACCGGCCACTCGTACGTGCCCCCGGCGCGCTCTGGGGCCGCAGCCCGAGTGCCCCCGCCCTCCCTCTGGCCCCCACACTGCGTCCCGCCCACCTGTCATCATCCAGCTTGCCCGGGAGGGCGGAGGAGCGGCTGGGCCCGGGGTGGTCCGGAGCCTGGGCTGTGCCTTCTCAGGGCAGGCATTCTGGCGGGCCTGGCAGGTGGGCAGAGACTCTCCAGCTGTGTATCTTTAGCACTTACCTGCCCCTCTGTGTGGGTCGCTAGTCCATAAGGGGAGTGCTGACGATGCGATAACAGACCCCGGCAgggacccccacacacacacccaggaggGTTTAGAGCACAGAGAACAGCGGGCTTGGCCCCGGGCAGGGCTGGATAAGGGCTGTTAGTCGAGGCCACCTTGGAGAGAGCTGCTTTCTCCTGCCGGTGCCATCTGCAGCTGCAGATGTACGTACCAGTCAGTGAGGCTGGCATGGGGGGTGCCCTCCTCGCCTCCTTTGAGCAAGGGTGGTCTCCCTCATGAGGGCAGATGGGCTCTTTGATTTTTTAGAATGTTAATTGTGCATGTGAGTAAGGccagtgttatttatttttttctttaaacatgtgtgtgtgtgtatgcgtgctcagttgcttcagtcatgtctgactctttgcaaccccatggactgtcgcccgccaggctcctctgtccatggcatttcccaggcaagaatactggagtggctcgccacgccctcctccagggcattttcccgacccagggattgaagctgcgtctcttgcattgcaggcggagtcttttacccgctgagccacctgggaagcccctttttaaaACATacccatattttaaatttatgtatttatttttggctctgctgggtctttgttgctgctcgggctttctctagttgcggcaggcGGGGGCTGCTCTATTGTGGTGCACGCCTTcccactgcggtggcttctcatgGTGGAACTCAGGCCCCGGGGCACgagggcttccgtagttgcagccggcgggctcagtggttgtggcacctgggcttcgttgctccgcagcatgtggaatcttcatggaccaggggttgaacccgcatcctctgcatcggcaggcggattctcatccactgcgccaccagggaagccccagatgggCCCTGGATGGCCTCACAGACCCCTTGTCCTTGGCTCCCTGTGGCTCCATCTGCACCTGACACCTGTAGGTGTCTTCCCACCGCCTGGTGGACACCCTCGGGCTCGTCCTGAATCAGGACGTGGGAAGGAGGGGAGCCCAGTGGACGTCGGGagcgggtggggagggggcgcgaGGGCGGACAGAGGTGGGTTGCTGGGGCCCGGGGTCTGACTGGTCACCGCGGCCTGAGGCTCTGGCTCTGACTGTTCTGCACTCAGTTCTACTACAAGCAGGAAGCCCAGGGTTGGGGCCCAGCCTCGCAGGCACTGGTTACAGGAAGGAAGCCGGCAGGAGCCGCAGGCCTCACTTGGGTGCCTTTGTGGGAAACCAAGCGAGTCCCCGAGCCACCCTTGGTGAGGGTCTGCGCAGGGGCGGGGGGCTCAGCCATGAGTCCCACAGCAGCCGGTCCAGGCTTTGACCCATTGAGGCGCTGCTGAAAGCAGGGAGCTGAGGgtgggccctgctgctgctgaggtGACCCCGTGGGGTGCCACGCCACCCCTTCCCCAGACCCCAGCCCAGGGGATCCAGCGGCTCCTCCCCATCACCGTTCAGACCTCCTCCTGGGGCCCGCCTCACCCTCACACCGAGTCTGTGACCGACTGTGCGGGGACAGCAGGGAGAGCTCTGGTCCTGGTGGGAAGGCGGTGCCTGCTATCCAGGAGCCCTGCAGCCCTGCCCCTGCAGCTGCTGAGAACTGTTTcaggtcggggtggggggggtgtgaGGATCGCCTGAGGGGTAGCCTTTCCCCACATCAGACCTTGGACACCTGGAGCCAGTGGGCAAGGGGCTGGGGACGCCCCAGACAGCAGCCCCCAGCTCATCCTGGGAAATGGGGCTGAGTGAGCGCCCATCTCCCCCCAGACGGTGATGCCCCACAATCTGATGGCCCTCTGAGCCGGTGGCAGCCCTTCTCCCAGTGGACACACTGGGGACTTTGGGAGTTCATCCCCAGGCTGCTCAGAGCTGGTCTGGCcgcccccttcctcccccagtTCACGTGGCCCaggattcttttcctttctctgtccctcGCCGGTGCCTTGGCTGGCGCTCAGTCCACAGCCTTGACCTTGGCGTACACCCACCTGGGAGCTCCGCAGGCACCCTGGGGGCCTCCCCTCAGCTCCCTCCAGGCAGGAGTGGGCCCCCTTTCCGCGTTTCTTTCCCCGCTCCATGtccctccccccacaccctcATCCGTGTCCCTCTACTCCAGCCTCAGGCCCCTGGACATCGAGTTCATGAAGCGCCTGAGCAAAGTGGTCAACATCGTCCCAGTCATCGCCAAGGCCGACACGCTGACCCTGGAGGAGAGGGTCTACTTCAAACAGCGGGTAGGGCTCTGCCTCTGCCCGCCATCCCTCTTGGTGGGAGCAAGGCCATCAGACAAAATCCCCAGTTTTTATTGGATGGAAGAGACAGTTTCCATCAGGGGACAGATGGTCACTTCCTTCCCAGTCACTGTCCCACTTGGACTGCTGTCCGAACAGGAGGGTGAACCCTGGGCCCCTGTAGAGCCTCTGCCTTTGAGTGGGGAGACTCCTCACTCTTATTCCCAAAGCTCCACCCACAATCCCTTAGgtccagggattttcccagcaTGCTTAGAGGAGGACAGCGCCCTGGCAATGGATGTGTCTGGAGGGAAAAGAACAAGGAAGCCCCCAAAGCTGCCCCCGGGCATTTGTGCTCAGGGCAGAAACGACAGCTGTTCACGGGACGTTATCGCCGAGCACCGTCCGTACAGGCAGCTGTCACTGCGACGGTGGTTGGTGACAGTTTGCCACAGCAGGTGCCCCCGTGCAGCGTGGGCCACTGCAGCGAGAGGGTGTCCAGGTGGAGTTCAGGACGGGGAGATGCCCTGTGCCTGGGATGGTGAACCTGGGTCCCTGGGGCTGCTGCGGTCTCCCGGCGGGCAGGTCTGTAGCTGCCCCTCCTCCACTCCAGAGGCACAAGAGCTGGACAGCATCAGGGTTACCAGCCCCCCAGAGCCCACCCCTGACTCTGAGCCTGGGGCCACTTGCTTTGTGGAGGTCACAGCACGGGCAGATCCCAGTGGGTTGGTCCAGTTTGCTGCATAGACAGTGCCCACCTGTCTCCCCTCTGGACCCCCAGATCACTGCGGACCTGCTGTCCAATGGCATTGACGTGTACCCCCAGAAGGAGTTTGACGAGGACTCTGAGGACCGGCTGGTGAATGAGAAATTCCGGGTGAGTGCACCGACCAGACTGCTGTTTCCAGAGGCCCCTCACTTCCCGCTAGAGGACGTGGGTGGGGGTCTTTCCAGGGGTCCAGGAAAACAGGTGGGATGGTCTTGAGCCATAAGGAAGTGGTATCTGGTCTAGGAGGGGTCGGAGCCAGAGGGTCCACGTGCAGCCCTCTCAGGCCAAGGGGGTCTCAGTGCTGGGGGCCCGACTCAGGGCAGCTCctgccaggggcccagggagTGGACCGGCCTTTGCATGCACAAGTGACCAGTGcgtcctgcccctcccccaggagatGATCCCGTTCGCTGTGGTGGGCAGTGACCACGAGTACCAAGTGAACGGGAAGaggatccttggaaggaaaaccaaGTGGGGCACCATCGAAGGTAATGGTTGAGCTGACGCCAGGGCCTCCAGTCAGGCCAGAAGGAAAGCTGCCTCTGCTACCCGGGAGCTGTGCACCTGGGCCTGACCGGGTGCTCTTGGGACCTGGTCTAGTGCCCATTCGGCCACAGGAAGGGCTCCCATGGTTCCTGCTTGGTGGAGGAAATAAGGGGCTAGGTGTCTTGTCGGGGCCCACAGCCATTAGCTGACTGAGCCGTGCCTCCGTCCCAGTCCCCCACCAGGCAGGAAGGAGGTATGACGGGCTTTGCCAGGGTCCTGGTGCTTTCCAGgcatgctgtgtgaccctggacaagtcacCCTGCCTCTCTGGGCCTGCGGAAAGGGCTGGGCTGGAGCTCTGTCCAGCTGAGAACCAGatgccctccccactccctgccccctccGAGTTCCAGGACCCCCACATCTTCATGTCCTGGGGCTTCTGCAACAGACCAGCACAGACTGGGTGCCTTAAAACAGAAGTTCATCCTCAGTGTTCTGGAGGCCTTGAGGGAAGCTCTGTTCCTTGCCCCCTTCCTAGTGGCTGCCAGCTGACCTTGGCTTGTAGGTTCAGCCCTGCGGTCTCTGCTCTGCCTTCCTCTGTGCTCCTGTGTCTTTCTTCTAAGAACACTTGTCACTGACCTTAGGGCCCCCTAAATCCAGGATGATCCCCTCTTGAggtagatatatttatttattgctgcatcaggtcttagctgtgccGCTCAGGGggcccctggcatgtgggatctcagttccccaaccagggatcaaacctgcatcccctgcatctgaaggtggtttcttaaccactggaccactggggaagtctctgAAATCTTTACTTTAATTATACCTTCACAGACTCTTTTTCCAAATAGGGTCCCATTCACTGATGCCCAGGGTTGGGAGCTGGACGTCTGGGGGACACCATCCAACCCACTGCAGGTGGCCATGACCCTAGGTGGGGTGGACCTGGGCGTTTCTTCCCTCTCTGTCTGTTCTGTCCTCCTCTAGAGCAGATTAAAATGGACCACTTTGCTCCTTGTTCACTTGGCTGAAAGGCCCAGCAtagagaaggaagcagaaaatTCAGCAGTTGCTTTCAACTCCTGCTGCTACCACCCCATCCCACACCCAGCTCATGACCTTGGGCATgtccctgtgaccttgggcatgtcccATCATCCCTTGGGTCCCGTTTTTGCCGTCCAGAAAGTGAGCACCTTGTGCCGAGAGTTTAGTGAAATCAGAGAATGTCTCAAAGACCATCGGAGCTTTCAGGACAGCagatactttcatttttcatatacttTCATTGCATTAGCAGTAAATGATATAATGAAAACTGATCTAGTGGAGCACTCCCAGGCTCATTTTACCTGGATTATTGTTAAATTCCCTCACCTCCCTGTCCCGCCTAGATGTCTCAATTAGGCTTCATCCTGTGCTCATCCTGCCTTGGCCCCGcctcttccatttctcttcttcctgaaaTCTTGCTGTTTAGAAACCTTTTTGTCAAGTGTGTTGGAGGATTTGGGATAAGGGGCCagtagggggacttccctggcagtccagtagttaagactccacacttccactgcaggggggcacagATTTGAACTCTGGTCAAGAACCAAGATACCACACGCCACGTGGCGCAGCCCAAGTacttttgaaaaaaggaaaaaaaaaaaaagaaagggccgttggggaggggcagggaagggcaGCTCCGCCTCCGATAGCCTCTGCTGCCATCTGGTGGCCGACTTGGGCCCCGCCGGCATCCGGCAAAGGAAATTGTTGGGAAATTAGGGAGGTTGATTTTCTGTCTCGGTGCTCCCCTGCTCTGGCCTGGATCCTGCGCTTTGAATGAACTGTGCGTTGCTGTGGTGCTGCCAGCCCACGCTGAGGGTGGTGATGAGAAACAGCCCCACGGAGCCTGtaaagatggtggtgggggggtaGCTTTGACTTCCCAGCAGCCTTCGTGAGGTCCCAGAAggagtttctgccattagagtagttgAACTTCCCCAAGACATtggtgaccttttttttttttttaacctctgggaCCTTGTGAATTGAGAGCTGACCGGAGAGCAGGCTGCTCTGTGCCTCTCCtcatccccaccctctccaggcccagttccctcttcctcctcctgggtTGCGCACCACTGTCCTGAGGTACTTTACTCATCCTTGGAAGCTGCCCGAATGTTGTCAGAGGAGGGTGGGTGTGATAAAGTGCACAgttaactcatttcatcctctccCATCCCTGAGAGGTGGGAGgcattattatgcccattttacagatgaggaaatggaggctcagagaggccagaaTAACTTGCCCAACCTGGGATGCAGTGGTCAGACAGTCACTTTAGGTTCAGAGCCCCGTCCTTCCCTGAACTCTCAGTGCTTCTCCACGTTAGATGGAAAGGCTGCGTGAGAGCCAGCCAGCAGAGGATTCTACTATGGGCGCAGCCCTGCAGGGTAGGGgatgggagaggaaggagggcagAGCCCAGGCACAAAGCAAGGAAAGGCCAATCAGAGCACTGGAGGcttggcatgggggtggggggtgtgcatgcacgctcagtcactcagtcgtgtccgaccctgtgtgaccctatgggctgcagcccgccgggctcctctgtccatgggattctccaggcaagaatactggactgggctgtcatgctctcctcaaggggatcttcctgattccaaggatcaaacccacatctcatgtctacctgcactggcaggcgggttctttacccctagtgccacctgggaagcctgagtggggggtggggcactCGGCCTTTTACCACCCTGGCCCCCCTGCCGGCtggcagtcagtcagtcagttcagtcgctcagttgtgtctgactccttgagaccccatggactgcagcacgccaggcttccctgtccatcaccaactcccagagcttactcaaactcatgtccattgagtcggtgatgccatccaaccatttcatcctctgtcgtccccttctcctcctgccttcaatctttcctagcattagggtcttttccagtgagtcagttcatcGCTTTGGGTGGCTaacatactggagtttcagcttcagcattggtccttccaatgaatattcaggactgatttcctttaggatggaccggttggatctccttgcagtccaagagactctcaagagtcttctctaacaccacggttcaaaagcatcacttcttcagcgctcagctttctttatagtccaactctcacatccatacatgactactgaaaaaaccatagctttgactcgacagacctttgttggtaaagtaatgtctctgctttttaatatgctgtctaggttggtcatagcttttcttccaaggaacaagcgtcttttaatttcgtggctgcactcaccacctgcagcgattttggagtccagaaaaatagtctctcacagtttccattgtttccccatctatctgctggCTGTATCGACCCTTTAACTTTGAGAAAGGCCCTGCTGTCCTGGGATGAGGAAGCCTGGACCTGGGAGCCAGGCCTCACAGGCCGTGGAAGCTGGGCagagtgctttttttttcactctctgagCCCCACCTCCCTACGACCACAAATGCGAAGTCTTAGTCGCTCTCCTGTAGGGTGTGTGGAGATTGGGGATTCCTTCCCATAGGCCAGACACCCCCACAGAACCGCAGAGGAGAGCCTCCCTGAGTCCAGGTGATGCCACTCAGCACCCTTTAAAGGGTGACTGGCAGCTGACGACCACACAGCAGGCAGTTTCCATGCAGCACTGGGCGTCACTGGCCCACTCCTGGGTGCTATGGGGCCCCTCCCTGCCCGTCTTCCCGCATGCCCAGAGCCAGCTGCTGTCCTCCGCTTGTGCTCAGCTCTCCGAGGGGCTTTAGTGTGTCCCCGTGTGCACCCTCCCAGGCAGCCCAGGACTCAGCTTTCCTGGCTCTTGAGCTCAGTGCGAGCGGTCATCCCCAGTGTGCGACCTCTGTACACGTGTGTCCTGAGCACGTGGGGGAGAAACGCCAGCCCCGGTTCCTGCCTCTTTCTGTTCCCAGCACCCCTCTCATCTTCAGGTCTCCCCTGGGACACCCCCGGGCCCCACGGAGGAGCAGCGGGCCCCCTCCTGCTTAGCGCAGCGCTCTCTCCCCCGTAGTTGTCTTGCGGGGCGACAGTGCCATCTCCCCGGAGGGCAGGAGCTGAGGTGCCCGGTGCGCCCCTGTGGCCCCCCTGCCCCGCCCATCTACCCACCCAGCATTGCCGGAAGGGGCTTTCCTGATCTTAAAGCTCCCTCTATCTCCTCTGCAGTCGAGAACACCACTCACTGTGAGTTTGCTTACCTGCGGGACCTCCTTATCAGGTGAGAGCCGGGCTGGTCCGGTgcttgggtggggaggggctgacaGCCCAGAAGGGGCCTCCATCAGGGCTGCGGGTGGTGGGCGAGGGTGATGGGCCAGCTGGCAGAGGTCTTGAGCAGCAGCCAGCGCACCCCACCCATCTGCCTTCCTCCTTGGGGCCCCATTGTCTTAAAACGCCTTGTTGGAAATGAAGCAAGCAGTGAAAATCTTTTTTAGTTCCACTTGGGGAAGGGTTGAGTTTGCATCACTGCAGCCTGAGCCCCAGGAGGTCTCGGGTGCTGGGCATGTGTCAGGGGCTCCACCTTTTGTCCTCTGACCTGGTGGAGGCCGCACCTCAGTTTTTTTGAGCCCAGGCAAGGAGGAGCCCGTCCTCAGCCCAGGTGGTAAGGCCTGGGCCTGGGCAGGTGAACAGAGATGATGAGGGCTCCCTCTGGGGTGCCAGGGGCTCCCAG
This portion of the Bubalus bubalis isolate 160015118507 breed Murrah chromosome 3, NDDB_SH_1, whole genome shotgun sequence genome encodes:
- the SEPTIN9 gene encoding septin-9 isoform X2, giving the protein MSDPAVNAQLDGIISDFEALKRSFEVEEVETPNSTPPRRVQTPLLRSSVASSTQKFQDLGVKNSEPAARHVDSLSQRSPKAALRRVELSGPKAEPVSRRTEISIDISSKQVENAGTTGPSRFGLKRAEALGHKTPEPAPRRTEITIVKPQESAHRRMETPASKMPEVPAAPAADAAPKRVEIQVPKPAEGPASPIPPQTLENSELAPMSQLQSRLEPKPQPPVAEIPPKSQEATEAAPSSAGNMADTPRDAVLKQPPAPRNEKAPVDFGYVGIDSILEQMRRKAMKQGFEFNIMVVGQSGLGKSTLINTLFKSKISRKSVQPTSEERIPKTIEIKSITHDIEEKGVRMKLTVIDTPGFGDHINNENCWQPIMQFINDQYEKYLQEEVNINRKKRIPDTRVHCCLYFIPATGHSLRPLDIEFMKRLSKVVNIVPVIAKADTLTLEERVYFKQRITADLLSNGIDVYPQKEFDEDSEDRLVNEKFREMIPFAVVGSDHEYQVNGKRILGRKTKWGTIEVENTTHCEFAYLRDLLIRTHMQNIKDITSTIHFEAYRVKRLHEGSSTVANGVEEKAPEAQEM
- the SEPTIN9 gene encoding septin-9 isoform X5 translates to MADTPRDAVLKQPPAPRNEKAPVDFGYVGIDSILEQMRRKAMKQGFEFNIMVVGQSGLGKSTLINTLFKSKISRKSVQPTSEERIPKTIEIKSITHDIEEKGVRMKLTVIDTPGFGDHINNENCWQPIMQFINDQYEKYLQEEVNINRKKRIPDTRVHCCLYFIPATGHSLRPLDIEFMKRLSKVVNIVPVIAKADTLTLEERVYFKQRITADLLSNGIDVYPQKEFDEDSEDRLVNEKFREMIPFAVVGSDHEYQVNGKRILGRKTKWGTIEVENTTHCEFAYLRDLLIRTHMQNIKDITSTIHFEAYRVKRLHEGSSTVANGVEEKAPEAQEM
- the SEPTIN9 gene encoding septin-9 isoform X1, which codes for MKKSYTGVTRTSSGRLRKLGDPTGPALKRSFEVEEVETPNSTPPRRVQTPLLRSSVASSTQKFQDLGVKNSEPAARHVDSLSQRSPKAALRRVELSGPKAEPVSRRTEISIDISSKQVENAGTTGPSRFGLKRAEALGHKTPEPAPRRTEITIVKPQESAHRRMETPASKMPEVPAAPAADAAPKRVEIQVPKPAEGPASPIPPQTLENSELAPMSQLQSRLEPKPQPPVAEIPPKSQEATEAAPSSAGNMADTPRDAVLKQPPAPRNEKAPVDFGYVGIDSILEQMRRKAMKQGFEFNIMVVGQSGLGKSTLINTLFKSKISRKSVQPTSEERIPKTIEIKSITHDIEEKGVRMKLTVIDTPGFGDHINNENCWQPIMQFINDQYEKYLQEEVNINRKKRIPDTRVHCCLYFIPATGHSLRPLDIEFMKRLSKVVNIVPVIAKADTLTLEERVYFKQRITADLLSNGIDVYPQKEFDEDSEDRLVNEKFREMIPFAVVGSDHEYQVNGKRILGRKTKWGTIEVENTTHCEFAYLRDLLIRTHMQNIKDITSTIHFEAYRVKRLHEGSSTVANGVEEKAPEAQEM
- the SEPTIN9 gene encoding septin-9 isoform X4, with the translated sequence MMERDRITALKRSFEVEEVETPNSTPPRRVQTPLLRSSVASSTQKFQDLGVKNSEPAARHVDSLSQRSPKAALRRVELSGPKAEPVSRRTEISIDISSKQVENAGTTGPSRFGLKRAEALGHKTPEPAPRRTEITIVKPQESAHRRMETPASKMPEVPAAPAADAAPKRVEIQVPKPAEGPASPIPPQTLENSELAPMSQLQSRLEPKPQPPVAEIPPKSQEATEAAPSSAGNMADTPRDAVLKQPPAPRNEKAPVDFGYVGIDSILEQMRRKAMKQGFEFNIMVVGQSGLGKSTLINTLFKSKISRKSVQPTSEERIPKTIEIKSITHDIEEKGVRMKLTVIDTPGFGDHINNENCWQPIMQFINDQYEKYLQEEVNINRKKRIPDTRVHCCLYFIPATGHSLRPLDIEFMKRLSKVVNIVPVIAKADTLTLEERVYFKQRITADLLSNGIDVYPQKEFDEDSEDRLVNEKFREMIPFAVVGSDHEYQVNGKRILGRKTKWGTIEVENTTHCEFAYLRDLLIRTHMQNIKDITSTIHFEAYRVKRLHEGSSTVANGVEEKAPEAQEM
- the SEPTIN9 gene encoding septin-9 isoform X3, which gives rise to MRPHLECPHPVLEALKRSFEVEEVETPNSTPPRRVQTPLLRSSVASSTQKFQDLGVKNSEPAARHVDSLSQRSPKAALRRVELSGPKAEPVSRRTEISIDISSKQVENAGTTGPSRFGLKRAEALGHKTPEPAPRRTEITIVKPQESAHRRMETPASKMPEVPAAPAADAAPKRVEIQVPKPAEGPASPIPPQTLENSELAPMSQLQSRLEPKPQPPVAEIPPKSQEATEAAPSSAGNMADTPRDAVLKQPPAPRNEKAPVDFGYVGIDSILEQMRRKAMKQGFEFNIMVVGQSGLGKSTLINTLFKSKISRKSVQPTSEERIPKTIEIKSITHDIEEKGVRMKLTVIDTPGFGDHINNENCWQPIMQFINDQYEKYLQEEVNINRKKRIPDTRVHCCLYFIPATGHSLRPLDIEFMKRLSKVVNIVPVIAKADTLTLEERVYFKQRITADLLSNGIDVYPQKEFDEDSEDRLVNEKFREMIPFAVVGSDHEYQVNGKRILGRKTKWGTIEVENTTHCEFAYLRDLLIRTHMQNIKDITSTIHFEAYRVKRLHEGSSTVANGVEEKAPEAQEM